A DNA window from Aquarana catesbeiana isolate 2022-GZ linkage group LG01, ASM4218655v1, whole genome shotgun sequence contains the following coding sequences:
- the CEBPE gene encoding CCAAT/enhancer-binding protein epsilon produces the protein MSQNSYYECEKRGPSSSYPNRLGASHGEIVGSNLCDPETSVDLSTYIEAGEELLSDVFPLTQERVKSTYQYLPSEGFPASALYGYPHSMVPDRRMGGYESGGVIVKEETRGSHRAVCNTLQYQAAQCAQTSMHLPPPMERVHPTLRVLKGPLSGMLPASPMKEPGHKGKKLLSKDSLEYRLRRERNNIAVRKSRDKAKRRNMETQQRALEFMAENEKLRSRIQQLNQELEALRGVFRQIPEAAALAKGAGGCN, from the exons ATGTCTCAGAACAGTTATTATGAGTGTGAGAAACGAGGCCCAAGCTCAAGTTACCCTAACCGTCTTGGAGCATCCCATGGAGAGATTGTAGGGAGTAATCTCTGTGATCCTGAGACCTCCGTGGATTTGTCCACATACATTGAAGCAGGAGAAGAACTTTTGTCTGATGTATTTCCTCTTACGCAGGAACGTGTGAAAAGCACATATCAATACCTGCCCTCAGAGGGCTTTCCCGCTAGTGCCCTGTATGGATACCCACACAGCATGGTCCCAGACCGCAGAATGGGAGGATATGAATCGGGAGGAGTGATTGTGAAGGAGGAGACCCGTGGATCACACAGAGCTGTGTGTAATACTCTACAGTACCaggctgcacagtgtgcacagacTTCAATGCATCTACCCCCACCAATGGAGAGGGTACACCCAACACTCCGTGTACTGAAG gGACCTCTCTCAGGGATGCTGCCTGCCTCTCCAATGAAAGAGCCAGGCCACAAAGGAAAAAAGCTACTGAGTAAAGACAGTCTGGAGTACCGCCTACGTAGAGAGAGAAACAATATTGCAGTGCGCAAGAGCCGCGACAAAGCCAAACGCAGAAATATGGAAACTCAGCAGCGAGCCCTAGAATTCATGGCTGAGAATGAGAAGCTGCGTAGTCGCATACAACAGCTGAACCAAGAGCTTGAAGCTTTGCGAGGGGTTTTCAGGCAAATTCCTGAGGCGGCTGCATTAGCCAAAGGAGCTGGTGGCTGTAACTGA